In Aquimarina spinulae, a single window of DNA contains:
- the rpmC gene encoding 50S ribosomal protein L29: MKQSEVKELSTAELQEELGKSQKAYSDLRMAHAMSPLENPLQLRKVRRSIARMATELTKRELNG; this comes from the coding sequence ATGAAACAATCAGAAGTAAAAGAATTATCTACAGCTGAATTACAAGAGGAACTTGGTAAATCTCAAAAAGCGTATTCAGATTTAAGAATGGCTCACGCTATGTCTCCCTTAGAAAACCCTTTACAATTACGTAAAGTAAGAAGATCTATTGCGAGAATGGCTACAGAGCTAACAAAAAGAGAATTAAACGGTTAA
- the rplC gene encoding 50S ribosomal protein L3 gives MSGLIGKKIGMTSIFDENGKNIPCTVIEAGPCVVTQVRTEEVDGYEAVQLGFDDKADKNATKAALGHFKKAGTVAKRKVVEFKGFEEDYKLGDTVTVEHFAEGEFVDVSATSKGKGFQGVVKRHNFGGVGQATHGQHNRLRAPGSIGAASYPARVFKGMKMAGRMGGEKVKVQNLRVLKVVPEKNILVVKGCVPGHKNAYVTIQK, from the coding sequence ATGTCTGGGTTAATAGGAAAAAAGATCGGCATGACCAGCATCTTCGATGAAAATGGAAAGAATATTCCATGTACAGTAATCGAAGCTGGACCATGTGTGGTTACCCAAGTCAGAACTGAAGAAGTTGACGGTTATGAAGCTGTTCAGCTAGGTTTCGATGACAAAGCAGACAAAAATGCTACTAAAGCGGCGTTAGGTCACTTTAAAAAAGCAGGAACTGTTGCTAAACGTAAAGTTGTCGAATTCAAAGGTTTTGAGGAGGATTACAAATTAGGAGATACAGTAACTGTTGAGCACTTTGCCGAAGGAGAATTTGTTGATGTATCAGCAACTTCAAAAGGAAAAGGTTTTCAAGGGGTAGTAAAGAGACACAATTTTGGTGGTGTTGGTCAAGCAACTCATGGTCAGCATAACCGTTTAAGAGCCCCAGGTTCTATTGGTGCTGCATCATATCCTGCAAGAGTTTTCAAAGGAATGAAAATGGCAGGTAGAATGGGTGGAGAAAAAGTAAAAGTTCAAAACTTAAGAGTGTTAAAAGTAGTTCCTGAAAAGAATATACTTGTTGTTAAAGGATGTGTTCCTGGACATAAAAACGCTTATGTAACGATTCAGAAGTAA
- the rplV gene encoding 50S ribosomal protein L22 codes for MGVRKREMAERIKEEKKQIAFAKLNNCPTSPRKMRLVADLVRGVKVEKALHILRFNPKEASRRLEKLLLSAIANWQAKNEDASIEDADLFVKEIRVDGGSMLKRLRPAPQGRAHRIRKRSNHVTIVVAANNNTQS; via the coding sequence ATGGGAGTTCGTAAAAGAGAAATGGCAGAAAGAATTAAGGAAGAGAAAAAGCAAATCGCTTTTGCTAAACTTAATAACTGCCCTACGTCACCTCGTAAGATGCGTTTAGTAGCGGATTTAGTTCGTGGTGTAAAAGTTGAAAAGGCGCTTCATATTCTTAGATTTAACCCTAAAGAAGCATCACGTCGTTTAGAAAAGTTATTGCTTTCGGCAATAGCAAACTGGCAGGCGAAAAATGAAGACGCTAGCATCGAAGATGCAGATCTTTTTGTAAAAGAGATTCGTGTAGATGGAGGGAGTATGTTAAAAAGACTTCGTCCTGCTCCACAGGGTCGTGCACACAGAATAAGAAAACGCTCTAACCACGTAACAATAGTGGTTGCAGCAAACAATAATACACAAAGCTAA
- the rplN gene encoding 50S ribosomal protein L14, which yields MVQQESRLKVADNTGGKEVLVIRVLGGTKRRYASVGDKIVVSVKEATPNGNIKKGAVSTAVVVRTKKEVRRPDGSYIRFDDNACVLLTPTGEMRGTRVFGPVARELRDKQFMKIVSLAPEVL from the coding sequence ATGGTACAACAAGAGTCTAGATTAAAAGTAGCCGATAACACAGGTGGAAAAGAAGTTTTAGTCATTCGTGTTTTAGGTGGTACAAAAAGAAGATACGCCTCTGTAGGAGACAAAATAGTTGTCAGTGTAAAAGAAGCAACTCCAAATGGAAACATTAAAAAAGGAGCAGTTTCAACTGCAGTTGTAGTTCGTACCAAAAAAGAAGTGCGTAGACCAGACGGTTCTTATATCCGTTTTGATGATAACGCGTGTGTTCTATTGACTCCTACAGGAGAAATGAGAGGAACACGTGTATTTGGTCCAGTAGCAAGAGAACTTCGTGATAAGCAATTCATGAAGATTGTTTCACTAGCGCCAGAAGTGCTTTAA
- the rplD gene encoding 50S ribosomal protein L4, with the protein MKVAVIDINGKETGRKADLSDAVFGIEPNDHAVYLDVKQYLANQRQGTHKAKERAEIVGSTRKIKKQKGTGTARAGSIKSPIFKGGGRVFGPRPRSYSFKLNKNLKRLARKSALSIKANDKAITVIEDFTFDTVKTKNFTAVLKSLGLENKKSLFVLAESNKNVYLSSRNLKSSEVITSSELSTYKILNANNVVLLESSLKGIETNLSK; encoded by the coding sequence ATGAAAGTAGCGGTAATTGATATAAACGGAAAAGAAACAGGAAGAAAGGCAGACCTTTCTGATGCTGTTTTTGGTATAGAACCAAATGATCATGCTGTATACTTAGATGTGAAGCAATACTTGGCTAATCAACGTCAAGGTACTCATAAAGCTAAGGAGCGTGCAGAAATTGTAGGTAGTACTAGAAAGATAAAGAAGCAAAAAGGGACAGGTACCGCGAGAGCAGGTAGTATAAAGTCTCCTATATTTAAAGGTGGAGGTAGAGTTTTTGGTCCTAGACCACGTAGCTACTCTTTTAAATTGAATAAGAACTTAAAGAGATTAGCACGTAAATCTGCGTTAAGTATTAAGGCAAATGACAAAGCAATAACAGTGATCGAAGACTTTACTTTTGATACTGTAAAAACTAAGAATTTTACTGCAGTTTTAAAGTCTTTAGGGCTTGAAAACAAAAAATCTTTGTTTGTGTTGGCAGAGTCGAATAAAAATGTATATTTGTCGTCACGCAATTTGAAAAGTTCAGAAGTTATAACTTCTTCAGAATTAAGTACTTACAAAATACTTAATGCGAATAATGTTGTGCTTTTGGAAAGTTCTTTGAAAGGAATTGAAACGAATTTAAGTAAATAG
- the rplP gene encoding 50S ribosomal protein L16, which yields MLQPKRTKFRKQQKGRMKGLSQRGHTLSNGTFGIKSLDSSFVTARQIEAARISATRYMKREGSLWIKIFPDKPITKKPLEVRMGKGKGAVEYWAAVVKPGRILFEISGVPYDVAKEALRLAAQKLPVKTKFIVARDYQA from the coding sequence ATGTTACAGCCTAAAAGAACAAAATTCCGTAAGCAACAAAAAGGACGTATGAAAGGTCTTTCTCAAAGAGGACACACACTTTCTAATGGTACTTTCGGAATCAAATCATTAGATTCAAGTTTTGTTACTGCTAGACAAATAGAAGCAGCTCGTATTTCTGCTACTCGTTATATGAAGAGAGAAGGTTCTCTGTGGATTAAAATTTTCCCAGACAAGCCTATAACTAAGAAACCTCTTGAAGTACGTATGGGTAAAGGAAAAGGTGCTGTTGAGTATTGGGCAGCAGTAGTAAAACCAGGAAGAATATTATTTGAAATAAGCGGAGTGCCTTATGACGTAGCTAAAGAAGCTTTACGTCTGGCAGCTCAGAAGCTTCCTGTAAAAACTAAGTTTATAGTAGCTAGAGATTATCAAGCTTAA
- the rpsS gene encoding 30S ribosomal protein S19, producing the protein MARSLKKGPYVHYKLEKKVAANVEANKKSVIKTWSRASMITPDFVGQTIAVHNGRQFVPVYITENMVGHKLGEFSPTRSFRGHAGAKNKGKK; encoded by the coding sequence ATGGCACGTTCATTAAAAAAAGGACCTTACGTTCACTATAAGTTAGAGAAAAAAGTAGCTGCAAATGTAGAAGCTAATAAAAAGTCTGTTATTAAGACTTGGTCTAGAGCATCTATGATTACTCCTGACTTTGTAGGGCAAACAATTGCAGTTCATAATGGTCGCCAGTTTGTACCGGTATATATTACCGAGAATATGGTAGGTCATAAATTAGGAGAATTTTCGCCAACACGTTCCTTTAGAGGACACGCTGGTGCTAAAAATAAAGGTAAAAAATAA
- the rplX gene encoding 50S ribosomal protein L24 produces MTKLKIKSGDTVRVIAGDNKGQEGTVQKVLKDKNKAIVEGVNLVSKHQKPSATNPQGGIVKQEAPIHISNLSLLTAKGETTRIGYRIEGDKKVRFSKKSNEVI; encoded by the coding sequence ATGACAAAGCTAAAAATAAAATCAGGAGATACTGTGCGAGTTATTGCTGGAGACAATAAAGGTCAAGAGGGAACTGTGCAAAAAGTATTGAAAGATAAGAACAAGGCAATTGTAGAAGGTGTGAACTTAGTGTCAAAACACCAGAAGCCTAGTGCTACAAATCCACAAGGTGGTATTGTAAAACAAGAAGCACCTATTCATATTTCTAACTTATCATTGTTAACCGCTAAAGGTGAAACAACAAGAATAGGATATAGAATAGAAGGAGATAAGAAAGTGAGATTTTCTAAAAAATCTAATGAAGTAATATAA
- the rpsQ gene encoding 30S ribosomal protein S17, producing the protein MEKRNLRKERIGVVTSNKMQKSIVVAEVKKVKHPMYGKFVLKTKKYVAHDEKNDCNIGDTVKIMETRPLSKTKCWRLVEVIERAK; encoded by the coding sequence ATGGAAAAAAGAAATTTAAGAAAAGAGCGTATAGGAGTTGTTACTAGTAACAAAATGCAGAAATCCATTGTGGTTGCTGAAGTTAAAAAAGTAAAACATCCTATGTACGGAAAATTCGTGTTAAAAACGAAAAAATACGTTGCACACGACGAGAAAAACGACTGCAATATTGGTGATACTGTAAAGATCATGGAAACAAGACCTTTGAGTAAAACCAAATGCTGGAGATTAGTAGAAGTAATTGAAAGAGCGAAGTAA
- the rplE gene encoding 50S ribosomal protein L5, with protein sequence MAYIPRLKQEYKDRVVSALTEEFSYDNVMQVPKLKKIVLSRGVGAAVADKKLIDYAVDELTNITGQKAIATISKKDVASFKLRKGMPIGAKVTLRGERMYEFLDRLITSALPRVRDFNGIKATGFDGRGNYSLGVLEQIIFPEIDIDKVNKISGMNITFETSAKTDKEAKSLLTELGLPFKKN encoded by the coding sequence ATGGCTTATATCCCAAGATTAAAACAAGAGTATAAAGACAGAGTAGTGTCTGCTCTTACAGAAGAATTCAGCTATGATAATGTAATGCAAGTACCAAAACTTAAAAAAATAGTTTTAAGTAGAGGTGTTGGAGCAGCAGTAGCCGATAAAAAGTTAATCGACTATGCAGTAGACGAATTAACAAATATAACAGGTCAGAAAGCTATAGCAACGATTTCTAAAAAGGATGTTGCTTCTTTCAAATTACGTAAAGGAATGCCAATTGGAGCAAAAGTTACGTTAAGAGGAGAAAGAATGTACGAATTTTTAGATCGTCTTATTACTTCAGCTTTACCACGTGTTAGAGATTTTAACGGAATTAAAGCTACAGGTTTTGATGGTAGAGGTAATTATTCATTAGGTGTTCTTGAGCAGATTATTTTTCCCGAGATCGATATCGATAAGGTAAATAAGATTTCAGGAATGAACATTACTTTCGAAACTTCGGCAAAAACCGATAAAGAAGCAAAATCATTGTTAACCGAACTAGGATTACCTTTTAAAAAGAATTAA
- the rplB gene encoding 50S ribosomal protein L2, whose translation MSVRKLKPITPGQRFRVVNGFDAITTDKPEKSLLAPKKRSGGRNSQGKMTMRYKGGGHKRRYRIIDFKRDKQGIPATVATIEYDPNRTAFIALLNYQDGEKRYVIAQNGLQVGQNVVSGSNVAPEIGNAMPLSDIPLGTIISCIELRPGQGAVMARSAGSFAQLMARDGKFATVKLPSGEVRMILVNCVATIGAISNSDHQLIVGGKAGRTRWLGRRPRTRPVAMNPVDHPMGGGEGRSSGGHPRSRKGLPAKGFRTRSKTKASNKYIVERRKK comes from the coding sequence ATGTCAGTAAGAAAATTAAAGCCAATTACCCCAGGTCAGCGTTTTAGAGTAGTAAATGGATTTGACGCCATTACTACTGATAAGCCGGAAAAAAGCCTATTGGCTCCGAAAAAAAGATCTGGAGGTAGAAACAGTCAAGGAAAAATGACTATGCGCTACAAAGGTGGTGGTCATAAAAGAAGGTATCGTATCATTGATTTTAAACGTGATAAACAGGGAATTCCTGCTACCGTTGCAACAATAGAATACGATCCAAACAGAACTGCATTTATAGCGTTGCTAAATTACCAAGATGGTGAGAAACGCTATGTTATCGCTCAAAATGGTTTACAGGTAGGTCAGAATGTCGTTTCTGGTAGCAATGTAGCTCCAGAGATCGGTAACGCTATGCCACTTAGTGATATTCCATTAGGTACAATCATTTCTTGTATAGAATTACGCCCAGGTCAAGGTGCTGTTATGGCTCGTAGTGCTGGATCATTCGCTCAGCTTATGGCTAGAGATGGTAAGTTTGCTACGGTAAAATTACCTTCTGGTGAAGTGAGAATGATATTAGTTAACTGTGTGGCTACTATAGGTGCTATATCTAATAGTGATCATCAATTGATCGTAGGAGGTAAAGCTGGTAGAACAAGATGGTTAGGTCGTCGTCCTCGTACGAGACCAGTAGCGATGAACCCTGTTGATCACCCAATGGGTGGTGGAGAAGGACGCTCTTCTGGAGGTCACCCACGTTCTAGAAAAGGTCTTCCTGCAAAAGGATTTAGAACCCGTTCTAAAACGAAAGCGAGTAATAAGTATATTGTAGAACGTAGAAAGAAATAA
- the rplW gene encoding 50S ribosomal protein L23, translated as MSILIKPIITEKATADSEVFNRYGFVVDKKANKVEIKKAVEAAYGVSVTKVRTINVRPDRNTRYTKTGMVTGKTSAYKKAIVQVAEGEVIDLYSNL; from the coding sequence ATGAGTATCTTAATAAAACCTATTATTACAGAAAAGGCTACTGCAGATAGTGAAGTGTTTAACCGCTATGGTTTTGTAGTAGATAAGAAAGCGAATAAGGTAGAGATCAAGAAAGCAGTTGAAGCTGCTTATGGTGTATCTGTTACTAAAGTTCGAACAATAAATGTCCGTCCAGATCGTAATACTCGTTATACAAAAACAGGTATGGTCACTGGTAAAACAAGTGCTTATAAAAAAGCAATTGTACAGGTGGCGGAAGGTGAAGTAATTGATTTATATAGTAATCTTTAA
- the rpsC gene encoding 30S ribosomal protein S3 yields MGQKTNPIGNRLGIIRGWESNWYGGNDYGDKLAEDDKIRKYVHARLSKASVSRVIIERTLKLVTVTITTARPGIIIGKGGQEVDKLKEELKKITEKEVQINIFEIKRPELDAFLVGSSVARQIESRISYRRAIKMAIAAAMRMNAEGIKIQISGRLNGAEMARTESYKEGRIPLSTFRADIDYALVESHTTYGRLGVKVWIMKGEVYGKRELSPLVGLSKKQGKGDRGGRSGGNNKSRRRK; encoded by the coding sequence ATGGGACAGAAGACAAATCCAATCGGAAATCGCCTTGGTATTATCAGAGGATGGGAATCTAACTGGTATGGAGGTAATGACTACGGTGACAAACTTGCCGAAGACGATAAGATTAGAAAGTATGTACACGCACGTTTATCAAAAGCTAGTGTATCTAGAGTAATTATTGAGCGTACGCTTAAACTTGTAACCGTTACTATCACTACTGCTAGACCTGGTATTATTATCGGAAAAGGTGGTCAGGAGGTAGACAAGTTAAAAGAAGAGCTTAAGAAAATTACAGAAAAGGAAGTTCAGATCAATATTTTTGAAATCAAAAGACCAGAACTTGATGCATTTTTGGTAGGATCGAGTGTTGCAAGACAAATCGAAAGCCGTATCTCATATCGTCGTGCTATTAAAATGGCTATCGCGGCAGCAATGAGAATGAATGCAGAAGGTATCAAAATCCAGATTTCAGGACGTTTGAACGGTGCAGAAATGGCACGTACAGAGTCTTATAAAGAAGGTCGTATTCCTTTATCAACATTTAGAGCTGACATAGATTATGCTTTGGTAGAATCACACACTACTTATGGTAGATTGGGTGTTAAAGTATGGATTATGAAAGGCGAAGTATATGGTAAAAGAGAGCTTTCTCCTTTGGTTGGTTTATCCAAAAAACAAGGAAAAGGTGACAGAGGTGGACGAAGTGGAGGTAATAACAAATCACGTCGTAGAAAGTAA